In one Arachis duranensis cultivar V14167 chromosome 9, aradu.V14167.gnm2.J7QH, whole genome shotgun sequence genomic region, the following are encoded:
- the LOC107467389 gene encoding LOW QUALITY PROTEIN: CASP-like protein 4C1 (The sequence of the model RefSeq protein was modified relative to this genomic sequence to represent the inferred CDS: substituted 5 bases at 5 genomic stop codons) — protein sequence MRSPQQLRNGNRSPQEHHHPPRFHSTVAEHKLRRFNSLILLFRLVSFSFSLASSVFMLTNTHDSASPKWYHYDTFRFVLAANAIVAVYSLFELVXGXGXGXEXCCVVLVQVFAYLLLSASAAGTSTVRTLRDAGDACTASNSFCVQSDIAIALGYGAFVFLGFTSLLSGFRVVCFIINGSRFHL from the exons ATGCGCTCTCCTCAGCAGCTCCGCAACGGTAACCGCTCACCGCAGGAGCATCATCATCCACCGCGGTTCCACTCCACGGTGGCGGAGCACAAACTGCGTCGTTTCAACTCCCTCATCCTCCTCTTCCGCCTcgtctccttctccttctccctcGCCTCCTCCGTCTTCATGCTCACCAACACTCACgactccgcatctcctaagtggTACCACTATGACACCTTCAG ATTCGTTCTAGCTGCAAATGCGATAGTGGCGGTTTACTCACTGTTCGAATTGGTGTAAGGGTAAGGGTGAGGGTGAGAGTGATGCTGTGTGGTGCTGGTGCAGGTGTTCGCGTACCTGCTATTGTCGGCGAGCGCAGCGGGCACGTCGACGGTTAGGACACTGAGGGATGCGGGGGACGCGTGTACGGCCAGCAATTCGTTCTGCGTGCAATCGGACATCGCGATCGCGTTGGGCTACGGTGCGTTTGTGTTCTTAGGGTTCACTTCTCTGCTATCGGGCTTCCGAGTCGTCTGTTTCATAATCAACGGTTCGCGTTTTCATCTGTGA
- the LOC107467428 gene encoding elongator complex protein 1 isoform X1 — MKNLKLYLEVPLYLQLNSDADETLRFSAFDIERNRLFFFSSHNIIYTSHLSCFHEKGTWSKSSLPADGVGTVDLEPDDSVTSFDYLMEKEALILGTANGLLILYSVEDNAIEVVGNVEGGVRCISPSPDGELIAILTGFGQILVMTCDWDLLYETPLGDDLPEAIDVSEEKFLSNLFEQHPISWRGDGKYFATMCDVLSSVPLLKKLKVWERDSGALLASSEAKPFAGTVLEWMPSGAKIAAVYDRKDENKCPSIVFFERNGLERSKFSINEGVNANIKALKWNCSSDLLAGVVECENYDAIKVWYFSNNHWYLKHEVRYLKQDEVSFIWDPAKPLQLICWTRGAQVTVYNFVWVTAVTENSIALVVDGSNIHVTPLSLSLMPPPMYLFSLKFSSHVRGMALYCKNSKNQLAAFLSDGCLCIVELPSIETWEELEGKEFNVEASHAEVVFGSNLHLVWLDSRTLLAVSHYGFCYSNDLSQTSLSEGSVRGFYLQEMELECSEDHVPGLLTCSGWHARISKQSSLEDQVISIAPNPAGKCSAYMQFSGGKIREYVSKIGFNRGYPEQEYQGFSSACPWMSVVLVDSGGQSKAVLFGMDEIGRLQANGGIICSNCSSFSFYSNLDDLVTTHLVLATKQDLLFIVDISDIFNGELDTKYANFVHINSRRRQESENYINIWERGAKIVGVLHGDEAAIILQTTRGNLECTYPRKLVLASIINALVQKRFKDALFMVRRHRIDFNVIVDYCGWQAFSLLASEFVRQVNNLGYITEFVCSIKNENIIEKLYKNHISVPCPEIANVMLVGDIAGDKISSVLMAVRKALEDHLTESPSRELCILTTLARSDPPLLEDALKRIKVIREMELSHADDQRRMSYPSAEEALKHLLWLADPDAVYESALGLYDLNLAAIVALNAQKDPKEFLPFLQELQRMPTLLMQYNIDLRLKRFEKALRHLASAGDSYYDDCMALVKKNPQLFPLSLKLFTDPAKKMPFLEAWGDYLSDEKCFEDAATIYLSCSCLDKALKSYRAINNWSGVLTIAGFLNLGKDEVLHLASELCEELQALGKPGEAAKIALEYCGDISNGVNLLISAREWEEALRVAFMHRRDDLIKAVNNASAECASTLIGEYEEGIEKAGKYLARYLAVRQRRLLLAAKLQSEERAASDIDDDAASETSSNLSGMSAYTTGTQRSSAASLSSTATSKARNSRRQKKRGKIRPGSPDEEMALVEHLKGMSLTPEARRELKSLLVSLMMLGEGETARKLQHVAENFQLSQMAAVRLAEETMSNDIINEQAHTLEQYSRKVRSHMHDSEAFSWRLKVFISFE, encoded by the exons atGAAGAACCTCAAGCTCTACTTAGAGGTTCCTCTCTATCTCCAACTAAACTCCGACGCCGATGAAACCCTGCGCTTCTCCGCCTTCGACATCGAGCGCAAccgcctcttcttcttctcttcccaCAACATCATCTACACCTCTCACCTCTCCTGCTTCCAT gaAAAAGGAACTTGGAGCAAGAGTTCTTTACCTGCGGATGGTGTTGGCACTGTTGACCTGGAACCTGATGATTCGGTTACTTCATTTGATTATCTTATGGAGAAAGAAGCGCTTATTCTGGGAACTGCAAATGGCCTTTTGATTCTCTACAGCGTCGAAGATAATGcgattgaagttgttgggaacGTGGAGGGTGGTGTCAGGTGCATTTCGCCAAGTCCTGATGGGGAACTCATTGCTATACTCACTGGTTTTGGGCAGATTTTGGTGATGACTTGTGATTGGGATTTGTTGTATGAAACCCCGCTTGGTGATGATCTTCCTGAAGCCATTGACGTAA GTGAAGAAAAGTTTCTGTCGAATCTGTTTGAACAGCATCCTATCTCTTGGCGAGGAGATGGAAAATACTTCGCTACGATGTGTGATGTGCTAAGTTCTGTTCCATTGCTTAAGAAGCTTAAGGTTTGGGAACGAGATTCTGGGGCTTTGCTTGCTTCCTCTGAGGCAAAACCTTTTGCTGGGACCGTTTTGGAGTGGATGCCCAGTGGCGCTAAAATTGCTGCAGTTTATGAtagaaaagatgaaaataaatgTCCCTCAATTGTTTTCTTTGAGAGAAATGGATTAGAAAGAAGCAAATTTAGCATCAATGAGGGAGTTAACGCAAACATAAAAGCTCTGAAGTGGAATTGCAGCTCTGATCTTCTTGCGGGTGTTGTTGAATGTGAAAATTATGATGCTATAAAAGTATGGTATTTTAGTAATAACCACTGGTACCTGAAGCATGAAGTTAGATACCTGAAGCAAGATGAAGTGAGTTTCATCTGGGATCCAGCAAAGCCATTGCAGTTAATTTGTTGGACACGTGGTGCTCAGGTCACAGTTTACAACTTTGTCTGGGTCACAGCTGTTACAGAGAATTCTATTGCACTAGTTGTTGATGGCTCTAACATTCATGTAACCCCCCTTTCCTTATCCTTAATGCCACCTCCTATGTATTTATTTAGCCTGAAATTTTCTTCTCATGTCCGGGGTATGGCTTTATATTGCAAAAACTCCAAGAACCAGTTAGCTGCATTTCTTTCAGATGGTTGCTTATGTATTGTTGAGCTTCCATCAATTGAAACCTGGGAAGAACTGGAGGGGAAAGAATTCAATGTTGAAGCTTCTCATGCCGAAGTAGTTTTTGGATCCAATTTACATCTTGTGTGGCTGGATTCACGTACACTACTAGCTGTTTCTCATTATGGTTTCTGTTACAGTAATGACTTATCTCAAACCTCATTGAGTGAGGGAAGTGTCCGAGGCTTCTATTTGCAGGAAATGGAACTAGAGTGTTCTGAGGATCATGTTCCGGGATTATTGACATGCTCAGGCTGGCATGCAAGAATCTCAAAGCAAAGTTCCCTTGAAGATCAAGTGATCAGCATTGCTCCAAATCCTGCTGGTAAATGTTCTGCATATATGCAGTTTTCTGGTGGAAAGATCAGAGAGTATGTCTCAAAAATTGGCTTTAATAGAGGATATCCTGAGCAAGAATATCAAGGTTTTTCATCGGCTTGCCCATGGATGAGTGTAGTGCTAGTTGACAGTGGTGGGCAATCAAAAGCCGTGCTTTTTGGGATGGATGAGATTGGCAGACTGCAAGCAAATGGCGGGATAATCTGTAGCAACTGTAGCAGTTTCTCATTTTACTCAAATTTGGATGATCTAGTTACCACACATTTAGTTCTTGCAACTAAACAAGATTTGCTTTTTATTGTTGACATTTCTGATATATTTAATGGTGAGTTAGATACAAAGTATGCGAACTTTGTTCACATCAACAGCAGGAGAAGACAAGAAAGTGAAAACTACATAAATATATGGGAGAGAGGTGCTAAAATTGTTGGAGTCCTACATGGGGATGAAGCTGCCATTATACTGCAAACTACTCGGGGAAACCTAGAGTGCACGTACCCTAGAAAATTGGTTTTGGCCTCTATCATTAATGCCTTGGTTCAAAAGCGCTTTAAAGATGCATTATTTATGGTTAGGCGACATAGAATAGATTTCAATGTTATTGTAGATTACTGTGGTTGGCAGGCATTTTCACTATTGGCCTCTGAATTTGTTAGACAGGTTAACAATCTGGGTTACATAACCGAGTTTGTTTGTTCcataaagaatgaaaatattATAGAGAAACTctacaaaaatcatatttcagtCCCCTGTCCAGAGATTGCTAATGTTATGCTAGTTGGAGATATCGCTGGTGACAAGATTTCTTCTGTTCTGATGGCTGTAAGGAAAGCACTTGAGGATCACTTAACAGAAAGTCCAAGTAGGGAGCTTTGCATTTTGACCACTCTAGCCCGGAGTGATCCTCCGTTACTTGAAGATGCTCTTAAGAGAATAAAAGTTATCCGTGAAATGGAATTGTCTCATGCTGATGACCAGAGGAGAATGTCTTACCCTTCTGCTGAAGAAGCATTGAAGCATCTTCTGTGGTTGGCTGATCCAGATGCTGTCTATGAATCTGCATTGGGTCTGTATGATTTAAATCTTGCAGCAATTGTGGCATTGAATGCTCAGAAAGATCCTAAAGAATTTTTGCCTTTCTTACAAGAATTGCAGCGTATGCCTACTCTGTTAATGCAATATAATATTGACCTGAGGCTGAAAAGGTTTGAAAAGGCTCTCAGACATCTTGCATCCGCTGGAGATTCTTATTATGATGATTGTATGGCACTTGTGAAGAAAAACCCTCAACTTTTTCCATTGTCTCTTAAACTTTTTACTGACCCTGCAAAGAAGATGCCCTTCCTTGAGGCATGGGGAGATTATCTTAGTGACGAAAAGTGCTTTGAAGATGCTGCAACAATTTATTTGTCATGTTCTTGCCTGGATAAGGCTCTGAAGTCTTATCGTGCTATTAATAACTGGAGTGGGGTGCTTACAATTGCTGGGTTCCTTAATCTTGGAAAAGATGAGGTCCTGCATCTTGCTAGTGAGCTTTGTGAAGAACTTCAAGCCCTTGGCAAACCTGGGGAAGCTGCCAAAATTGCCCTGGAGTACTGTGGAGATATTAGCAATGGGGTGAATTTACTGATTTCTGCAAGGGAGTGGGAGGAGGCACTGAGGGTTGCTTTTATGCATAGAAGAGATGACTTAATTAAAGCAGTGAACAATGCATCTGCGGAATGTGCAAGCACACTTATTGGGGAATATGAAGAAGGCATAGAGAAAGCAGGGAAATACTTGGCCCGTTACTTGGCTGTTCGACAGAGAAGATTACTTCTGGCGGCAAAGCTCCAGTCAGAGGAACGTGCAGCGAGTGATATTGATGATGATGCTGCTTCAGAAACTAGCAGTAATTTGAGTGGAATGAGTGCATACACCACAGG GACCCAGAGAAGTTCTGCTGCTTCCCTTAGCTCAACTGCAACTAGCAAGGCAAGAAACAGCAGACGTCAGAAGAAAAGAGGGAAAATCCGTCCTGGGAG TCCTGATGAGGAGATGGCCTTGGTGGAGCATCTTAAAGGCATGTCCTTGACACCGGAAGCCAGACGCGAGCTGAAATCTTTGTTGGTTTCCCTTATGATGTTGGGTGAGGGCGAAACAGCTAGGAAGCTACAACATGTGGCGGAGAACTTTCAACTTTCTCAAATGGCAGCTGTTAGATTAGCTGAAGAAACAATGTCTAATGATATCATAAATGAGCAGGCACATACTTTGGAGCAATACAGTCGAAAAGTTCGGAGCCATATGCACGATTCGGAGGCATTCTCCTGGCGACTTAAAGTTTTTATATCCTTCGAGTGA
- the LOC107467390 gene encoding methionine--tRNA ligase, chloroplastic/mitochondrial — protein MAARMNTLSLLNPSHVSLRPRDSRFSHRPLTLRFYTSPNPNRGALFCTCSTTNGESFVLTTPLYYVNAPPHMGSAYTTIAADAIARFQRLLGKKVIFITGTDEHGEKIAAAAMAQGSIPLDHCNLISQAYKTLWKDLDISYDKFIRTTDSKHEAIVKEFYSRVLAKGDIYQADYEGLYCVNCEEYKDEKELLENNCCPVHLKPCDSRKEENYFFALSKYQKSLEEALNKNPNFVQPSFRLNEVQSWVKGGLRDFSISRASVDWGIPIPNDRSQTIYVWFDALLGYISALSDEQEQPDLLNAVSSGWPAALHLIGKDILRFHAVYWPAMLMSAGLSLPKMVFGHGFLTKDGMKMGKSLGNTLEPNELVHRFGTDAVRYFFLREVEFGSDGDYSEERFINIVNAHLANTIGNLLNRTLGLLKKNCQSTLVVDSTTAADGNEFKDNVEKLVDKARMHYENLSLSSACEAVLEIGNVGNFYMDERAPWSLFKQGGTASEAAAKDLVIILETARIIAIALLPVTPSLSWRIYEQLGYSRDQFDAATWGDTKWGGLKGGQVMAQPKPVFARIENQTEDVDKGVAVGKTMKSKGKKMKQAQQVAGA, from the exons ATGGCAGCTAGAATGAACACTCTCTCCCTTCTGAACCCTTCTCACGTCTCTCTGCGCCCCAGAGATTCTCGATTCTCTCACAGGCCCCTCACCCTCAGATTCTACACTTCTCCGAACCCTAACCGCGGAGCTTTGTTCTGCACATGCTCCACCACAAATGGCGAATCCTTTGTCCTCACAACCCCTCTCTACTACGTCAATGCCCCTCCCCATATGGGCAGCGCCTACACCACCATCGCCGCCGATGCCATTGCTCGCTTTCAG CGGCTATTGGGAAAGAAAGTTATATTCATTACTGGCACCGATGAACACGGAGAGAAAATTGCAGCTGCTGCAATGGCCCAGGGTTCCATCCCACTTGATCACTGCAATCTCATCTCACAAGCTTACAAGACACTGTGGAAAGAT TTAGATATTTCCTACGACAAATTCATTAGAACAACTGATAGTAAGCATGAAGCAATTGTGAAGGAATTTTATTCAAGAGTGCTCGCCAAAGGTGACATTTATCAAGCGGATTACGAGGGACTTTATTGTGTGAACTGTGAGGAATACAAG GATGAGAAGGAATTGCTTGAGAATAATTGCTGTCCTGTTCACCTAAAGCCATGTGATTCTAGGAAAGAGGAAAACTATTTCTTTGCACTTTCAAAATACCAGAAGTCATTAGAGGAAGCTTTGAATAAAAACCCGAATTTTGTGCAACCTTCTTTCCGTTTAAACGAG GTTCAAAGCTGGGTTAAAGGTGGCCTTAGGGACTTCTCTATTTCACGAGCATCAGTTGATTGGGGAATCCCTATTCCCAATGACAGAAGTCAAACTATATATGTATGGTTTGATGCTTTACTTGG CTATATATCAGCGCTATCTGATGAGCAGGAGCAGCCTGATCTACTAAATGCTGTTTCTTCAGGTTGGCCAGCTGCATTGCACTTGATTGGTAAG GATATTCTACGCTTCCATGCTGTTTACTGGCCAGCTATGCTGATGTCTGCTGGACTAAGTCTTCCTAAAATGGTTTTTGGGCATGGATTCTTGACAAAG GATGGCATGAAGATGGGAAAGTCACTAGGGAATACTCTTGAACCAAATGAATTAGTTCATAGATTTGGGACAGATGCAGTTAGATACTTCTTCCTCAGAGAGGTGGAATTCGGCAGTGATGGAGACTATTCAGAGGAACGCTTCATCAATATTGTGAATGCACATCTTGCCAACACAATCG GAAATCTTCTTAATCGTACACTGGGACTTCTAAAAAAGAACTGCCAATCAACTCTGGTGGTTGATTCTACTACTGCGGCGGACGGAAATGAATTCAAAGACAACGTAGAGAAGCTG GTTGATAAAGCTCGTATGCACTATGAGAATCTTTCCCTGTCATCAGCTTGTGAAGCTGTTCTTGAGATTGGTAATGTTGGTAATTTCTATATGGATGAGCGAGCACCATGGTCTCTGTTTAAGCAAGGTGGGACTGCTTCTGAAGCAGCTGCGAAG GATCTTGTAATTATATTGGAGACGGCGAGAATTATTGCAATTGCATTACTTCCTGTTACACCGAGCTTGAGTTGGAGAATATACGAACAGCTTGGCTATTCCCGGGACCAATTCGATGCAGCAACTTgg GGAGACACGAAGTGGGGCGGGCTTAAAGGTGGCCAAGTCATGGCTCAACCAAAACCAGTCTTTGCAAGGATTGAAAACCAAACTGAAGATGTGGACAAAGGTGTTGCAGTTGGAAAGACAATGAAAAGTAAAGGCAAGAAGATGAAACAAGCCCAGCAAGTCGCGGGGGCTTAG
- the LOC107467428 gene encoding elongator complex protein 1 isoform X2 produces the protein MCDVLSSVPLLKKLKVWERDSGALLASSEAKPFAGTVLEWMPSGAKIAAVYDRKDENKCPSIVFFERNGLERSKFSINEGVNANIKALKWNCSSDLLAGVVECENYDAIKVWYFSNNHWYLKHEVRYLKQDEVSFIWDPAKPLQLICWTRGAQVTVYNFVWVTAVTENSIALVVDGSNIHVTPLSLSLMPPPMYLFSLKFSSHVRGMALYCKNSKNQLAAFLSDGCLCIVELPSIETWEELEGKEFNVEASHAEVVFGSNLHLVWLDSRTLLAVSHYGFCYSNDLSQTSLSEGSVRGFYLQEMELECSEDHVPGLLTCSGWHARISKQSSLEDQVISIAPNPAGKCSAYMQFSGGKIREYVSKIGFNRGYPEQEYQGFSSACPWMSVVLVDSGGQSKAVLFGMDEIGRLQANGGIICSNCSSFSFYSNLDDLVTTHLVLATKQDLLFIVDISDIFNGELDTKYANFVHINSRRRQESENYINIWERGAKIVGVLHGDEAAIILQTTRGNLECTYPRKLVLASIINALVQKRFKDALFMVRRHRIDFNVIVDYCGWQAFSLLASEFVRQVNNLGYITEFVCSIKNENIIEKLYKNHISVPCPEIANVMLVGDIAGDKISSVLMAVRKALEDHLTESPSRELCILTTLARSDPPLLEDALKRIKVIREMELSHADDQRRMSYPSAEEALKHLLWLADPDAVYESALGLYDLNLAAIVALNAQKDPKEFLPFLQELQRMPTLLMQYNIDLRLKRFEKALRHLASAGDSYYDDCMALVKKNPQLFPLSLKLFTDPAKKMPFLEAWGDYLSDEKCFEDAATIYLSCSCLDKALKSYRAINNWSGVLTIAGFLNLGKDEVLHLASELCEELQALGKPGEAAKIALEYCGDISNGVNLLISAREWEEALRVAFMHRRDDLIKAVNNASAECASTLIGEYEEGIEKAGKYLARYLAVRQRRLLLAAKLQSEERAASDIDDDAASETSSNLSGMSAYTTGTQRSSAASLSSTATSKARNSRRQKKRGKIRPGSPDEEMALVEHLKGMSLTPEARRELKSLLVSLMMLGEGETARKLQHVAENFQLSQMAAVRLAEETMSNDIINEQAHTLEQYSRKVRSHMHDSEAFSWRLKVFISFE, from the exons ATGTGTGATGTGCTAAGTTCTGTTCCATTGCTTAAGAAGCTTAAGGTTTGGGAACGAGATTCTGGGGCTTTGCTTGCTTCCTCTGAGGCAAAACCTTTTGCTGGGACCGTTTTGGAGTGGATGCCCAGTGGCGCTAAAATTGCTGCAGTTTATGAtagaaaagatgaaaataaatgTCCCTCAATTGTTTTCTTTGAGAGAAATGGATTAGAAAGAAGCAAATTTAGCATCAATGAGGGAGTTAACGCAAACATAAAAGCTCTGAAGTGGAATTGCAGCTCTGATCTTCTTGCGGGTGTTGTTGAATGTGAAAATTATGATGCTATAAAAGTATGGTATTTTAGTAATAACCACTGGTACCTGAAGCATGAAGTTAGATACCTGAAGCAAGATGAAGTGAGTTTCATCTGGGATCCAGCAAAGCCATTGCAGTTAATTTGTTGGACACGTGGTGCTCAGGTCACAGTTTACAACTTTGTCTGGGTCACAGCTGTTACAGAGAATTCTATTGCACTAGTTGTTGATGGCTCTAACATTCATGTAACCCCCCTTTCCTTATCCTTAATGCCACCTCCTATGTATTTATTTAGCCTGAAATTTTCTTCTCATGTCCGGGGTATGGCTTTATATTGCAAAAACTCCAAGAACCAGTTAGCTGCATTTCTTTCAGATGGTTGCTTATGTATTGTTGAGCTTCCATCAATTGAAACCTGGGAAGAACTGGAGGGGAAAGAATTCAATGTTGAAGCTTCTCATGCCGAAGTAGTTTTTGGATCCAATTTACATCTTGTGTGGCTGGATTCACGTACACTACTAGCTGTTTCTCATTATGGTTTCTGTTACAGTAATGACTTATCTCAAACCTCATTGAGTGAGGGAAGTGTCCGAGGCTTCTATTTGCAGGAAATGGAACTAGAGTGTTCTGAGGATCATGTTCCGGGATTATTGACATGCTCAGGCTGGCATGCAAGAATCTCAAAGCAAAGTTCCCTTGAAGATCAAGTGATCAGCATTGCTCCAAATCCTGCTGGTAAATGTTCTGCATATATGCAGTTTTCTGGTGGAAAGATCAGAGAGTATGTCTCAAAAATTGGCTTTAATAGAGGATATCCTGAGCAAGAATATCAAGGTTTTTCATCGGCTTGCCCATGGATGAGTGTAGTGCTAGTTGACAGTGGTGGGCAATCAAAAGCCGTGCTTTTTGGGATGGATGAGATTGGCAGACTGCAAGCAAATGGCGGGATAATCTGTAGCAACTGTAGCAGTTTCTCATTTTACTCAAATTTGGATGATCTAGTTACCACACATTTAGTTCTTGCAACTAAACAAGATTTGCTTTTTATTGTTGACATTTCTGATATATTTAATGGTGAGTTAGATACAAAGTATGCGAACTTTGTTCACATCAACAGCAGGAGAAGACAAGAAAGTGAAAACTACATAAATATATGGGAGAGAGGTGCTAAAATTGTTGGAGTCCTACATGGGGATGAAGCTGCCATTATACTGCAAACTACTCGGGGAAACCTAGAGTGCACGTACCCTAGAAAATTGGTTTTGGCCTCTATCATTAATGCCTTGGTTCAAAAGCGCTTTAAAGATGCATTATTTATGGTTAGGCGACATAGAATAGATTTCAATGTTATTGTAGATTACTGTGGTTGGCAGGCATTTTCACTATTGGCCTCTGAATTTGTTAGACAGGTTAACAATCTGGGTTACATAACCGAGTTTGTTTGTTCcataaagaatgaaaatattATAGAGAAACTctacaaaaatcatatttcagtCCCCTGTCCAGAGATTGCTAATGTTATGCTAGTTGGAGATATCGCTGGTGACAAGATTTCTTCTGTTCTGATGGCTGTAAGGAAAGCACTTGAGGATCACTTAACAGAAAGTCCAAGTAGGGAGCTTTGCATTTTGACCACTCTAGCCCGGAGTGATCCTCCGTTACTTGAAGATGCTCTTAAGAGAATAAAAGTTATCCGTGAAATGGAATTGTCTCATGCTGATGACCAGAGGAGAATGTCTTACCCTTCTGCTGAAGAAGCATTGAAGCATCTTCTGTGGTTGGCTGATCCAGATGCTGTCTATGAATCTGCATTGGGTCTGTATGATTTAAATCTTGCAGCAATTGTGGCATTGAATGCTCAGAAAGATCCTAAAGAATTTTTGCCTTTCTTACAAGAATTGCAGCGTATGCCTACTCTGTTAATGCAATATAATATTGACCTGAGGCTGAAAAGGTTTGAAAAGGCTCTCAGACATCTTGCATCCGCTGGAGATTCTTATTATGATGATTGTATGGCACTTGTGAAGAAAAACCCTCAACTTTTTCCATTGTCTCTTAAACTTTTTACTGACCCTGCAAAGAAGATGCCCTTCCTTGAGGCATGGGGAGATTATCTTAGTGACGAAAAGTGCTTTGAAGATGCTGCAACAATTTATTTGTCATGTTCTTGCCTGGATAAGGCTCTGAAGTCTTATCGTGCTATTAATAACTGGAGTGGGGTGCTTACAATTGCTGGGTTCCTTAATCTTGGAAAAGATGAGGTCCTGCATCTTGCTAGTGAGCTTTGTGAAGAACTTCAAGCCCTTGGCAAACCTGGGGAAGCTGCCAAAATTGCCCTGGAGTACTGTGGAGATATTAGCAATGGGGTGAATTTACTGATTTCTGCAAGGGAGTGGGAGGAGGCACTGAGGGTTGCTTTTATGCATAGAAGAGATGACTTAATTAAAGCAGTGAACAATGCATCTGCGGAATGTGCAAGCACACTTATTGGGGAATATGAAGAAGGCATAGAGAAAGCAGGGAAATACTTGGCCCGTTACTTGGCTGTTCGACAGAGAAGATTACTTCTGGCGGCAAAGCTCCAGTCAGAGGAACGTGCAGCGAGTGATATTGATGATGATGCTGCTTCAGAAACTAGCAGTAATTTGAGTGGAATGAGTGCATACACCACAGG GACCCAGAGAAGTTCTGCTGCTTCCCTTAGCTCAACTGCAACTAGCAAGGCAAGAAACAGCAGACGTCAGAAGAAAAGAGGGAAAATCCGTCCTGGGAG TCCTGATGAGGAGATGGCCTTGGTGGAGCATCTTAAAGGCATGTCCTTGACACCGGAAGCCAGACGCGAGCTGAAATCTTTGTTGGTTTCCCTTATGATGTTGGGTGAGGGCGAAACAGCTAGGAAGCTACAACATGTGGCGGAGAACTTTCAACTTTCTCAAATGGCAGCTGTTAGATTAGCTGAAGAAACAATGTCTAATGATATCATAAATGAGCAGGCACATACTTTGGAGCAATACAGTCGAAAAGTTCGGAGCCATATGCACGATTCGGAGGCATTCTCCTGGCGACTTAAAGTTTTTATATCCTTCGAGTGA